In Mustela nigripes isolate SB6536 chromosome 2, MUSNIG.SB6536, whole genome shotgun sequence, a single window of DNA contains:
- the ANGPTL8 gene encoding angiopoietin-like protein 8 has product MPTLTLCLLCVLATAAQPAPAAPVRGLELAEHEELTLLFHGALQLGQALNGVYRATEARLTKAGHSLGLYGRALGLLGQEVSRGRDAAQELRTSLLEMQMEEDTLKQQAEATARTLGEVAQGQQVLRESMQRLEVRLRGAWLGHAQQEFEALKAHADKQSHIIWALTGHVQQQRREMVDQQHRLRQIQERLHTAALPA; this is encoded by the exons ATGCCCACTCTCACCCTGTGCCTACTATGCGTCCTGGCCACGGCTGCCCAGCCTGCCCCTGCAGCTCCCGTTAGGGGCCTGGAGCTGGCTGAACACGAGGAGCTGACCCTCCTCTTCCACGGGGCCCTGCAGCTGGGTCAGGCCCTCAACGGTGTGTACAGGGCCACGGAGGCACGGCTGACAAAGGCTGGGCACAGCCTGGGCCTCTATGGCCGTGCGCTGGGCCTTCTGGGGCAGGAGGTCAGCCGGGGCCGGGATGCAGCCCAGGAGCTACGCACAAGCCTGCTGGAGATGCAG ATGGAGGAGGATACCCTAAAGCAGCAAGCAGAGGCCACGGCCCGGACACTAGGGGAGGTGGCCCAGGGACAGCAGGTGCTACGGGAGAGCATGCAGCGGCTGGAAGTCCGGCTGAGAGGCGCTTGGCTGGGCCATGCCCAGCAGGAATTTGAGGCTTTAAAG GCCCATGCAGACAAGCAGAGCCACATCATATGGGCGCTCACAGGCCACGTGCAGCAACAGAGGCGGGAGATGGTAGACCAGCAGCATCGACTACGACAGATCCAGGagag ACTCCATACAGCGGCACTCCCGGCTTGA